A region from the Vicia villosa cultivar HV-30 ecotype Madison, WI linkage group LG3, Vvil1.0, whole genome shotgun sequence genome encodes:
- the LOC131657234 gene encoding protein RESTRICTED TEV MOVEMENT 2-like encodes MMSTLQSYIYEDLHPKIETQNTPESHLLIVHIPDGFAKEDIGAKVEYDFGRVRVFGERSIGANKMKRFNEKYQVPSHCDVGNIRGKYDGNGKTVTIIMPNIPGKVPPQEQKPIEESKEDQKDQQNTSHQDSKSNVESKDDATPQDAQKLTTPQKDPEETSQKDQVTKDDENPTVQEATKESIAQKGQDEISQKEFASQKGREEISNTESESVTQKESLSQKSQEEISQKESIDEKGREEISQKESIDEKGREEIFQKSEVTEVESKEKSHHETPTPSEETHKYMPEKSQDQGTPDKAADTKDAKLQTQKTTSSLKDENKENQKFVNEESKNHLKKPMESEKPQVMNDSPPTLEKETKYGSKETAKVKAYIEKGKEMMNDKFGDDNADEKKSGKKSFPESTRTRIKDMALSTTQAVTNYAKRFNEEDKQKLIYTGATILVVALGVYASYKYRSSPRT; translated from the coding sequence GTTTTGCAAAAGAAGATATTGGTGCAAAAGTTGAGTATGATTTTGGAAGGGTGAGAGTTTTTGGTGAAAGATCAATTGGAGCAAACAAAATGAAACGGTTCAATGAAAAGTATCAAGTTCCATCACATTGTGATGTTGGCAATATTAGAGGTAAGTATGATGGAAATGGAAAAACTGTCACTATTATAATGCCAAATATTCCAGGTAAAGTTCCTCCACAAGAACAAAAACCAATTGAAGAAAGTAAGGAAGATCAAAAGGATCAACAAAACACTTCTCATCAAGATTCTAAATCAAATGTTGAAAGTAAAGACGATGCTACTCCGCAAGATGCTCAAAAATTGACTACGCCTCAAAAGGATCCTGAAGAAACTTCTCAAAAAGATCAAGTTACAAAAGATGATGAGAATCCGACCGTGCAAGAAGCTACAAAAGAGTCTATAGCTCAAAAGGGTCAAGACGAAATTTCCCAAAAAGAATTTGCATCTCAAAAAGGTCGAGAAGAGATTTCTAACACTGAATCTGAGTCTGTAACTCAAAAGGAATCTTTGTCACAAAAGAGTCAAGAGGAAATTTCTCAAAAAGAGTCTATAGATGAAAAGGGTCGAGAAGAAATTTCTCAAAAAGAGTCTATAGATGAAAAGGGTCGAGAAGAAATTTTTCAAAAGTCGGAGGTTACAGAAGTTGAAAGTAAGGAAAAATCTCATCACGAGACTCCAACTCCATCAGAAGAAACACACAAGTATATGCCTGAAAAAAGTCAAGATCAAGGAACTCCCGATAAAGCCGCGGATACAAAAGATGCAAAACTTCAAACACAAAAAACCACATCAAGTCTAAAAGATGAGAATAAGGAAAATCAAAAGTTTGTAAATGAAGAAAGTAAGAATCATCTCAAGAAACCTATGGAATCAGAAAAGCCACAAGTTATGAATGATTCTCCCCCTACACTTGAAAAGGAAACCAAGTATGGAAGTAAAGAAACTGCAAAAGTGAAAGCATACAtagaaaaaggaaaggaaatgatgaatgataaattcGGCGATGATAATGCCGATGAGAAAAAGAGTGGTAAAAAAAGCTTTCCTGAATCAACAAGAACAAGAATCAAAGACATGGCTTTATCGACTACTCAAGCGGTAACTAATTATGCAAAGAGGTTCAACGAAGAAGATAAACAAAAGCTAATATACACCGGTGCAACAATTCTTGTTGTCGCACTCGGTGTTTACGCTTCTTACAAATATCGTTCCTCGCCTAGAACataa